The Nicotiana tabacum cultivar K326 chromosome 1, ASM71507v2, whole genome shotgun sequence genome segment CGGAGCTGCTGGTGACGTCGGGTGCTGATTCGGAAGATGTTCGTGCGTCTGGATATAACTGCCACTTGTCTTTGGTAGTTTAGATTATTGTTAATCTGTTTATGTAACCTTCAAACATAATGTGTATTTATTTGTATCAGTTTTGAAATTCCAAATCATAGAAGCTCGTGATTCGTATTACCAGGTCTTGATAAACTTGTAAAGGTTCAGTTAGCTATTTTCTAATTTCTTATTATTTCAATCGTATTGTATTTTTCATGTTAGTTGACTTATCTAGCAGGTTGAGTTAGATGTCAGGGTCGCGACTGACCTTCTACATTCTCTCATTTAATCTAGACGATTGTTGTTTGTACTTTTGTCGAGTGTAATCATTGTTACATGCGAATAGTCTGTTTAATTATAAATCTatgtattaaaataaaaataatagtttgAATAGTAGTGCTAATAATCTACGCCGTTTTATCATGAATCTACGCATtagaacaaaaagaaagacataaATAATGCGATTGAACCTTCAGAACCTACAGTAGGAGCTTAATTTATTGCCTATATATTCAGCTACAAGAACTTGGACTAGTGTGGTAGCGATCTAGTCCCCAAGGTTTAATAAGCAATACTAAATCCCATCTAACTCctctttataattatttataggTTCCATTATTCGCTAATTGAAAAGATAGTCAGAGTATACCGCCGGGCTCCTTGACGTACGTACTTTGAAGATCCATGCTTTTATCGCCTATATTTCTTCTATCTTGTTAAATCTGTAATATTCATAGGGTGTGCTCTCGGGACAATTCAAGATTTTACTTTTTCGAATCGGAGTTCCAATTACTTTTGCCAAATCTTTAAGAAAATCTTTCACACGTTCGATAAAAGCCTGAATTCAGATACAGAAAAGTTTTGCACTTCTATATATTGTAAGAAATTGCACTCTATATATTGATGGCAatcgaagaaaaaaaaaactggaCACTAGTAGCATTTCACTTGCATTTTAAACAAGAGATAGAACACCTACACATTTAGTTTCATCATATTCCATAAAACATAGaaatagaaaatataaagaagacaaagggaaagaaaaaccACTCTTAGATCTCTACCATCTTTATTACTGTCATACCACCAAGCATCAAAACAGAGCATTTTTATAATCACAAAACAGAGTAACAAAATCTTATGCAATTTTAACCTCGATAGTTTTGGGTTTCTTAGGCTCAGGAGGAGGCAACTTCTGGACAGTCACAGTCAAAACTCCATCTTGACAAACAGCAGAGATCGCATCAGTATTCGCATTTTCCAACAGCGTAAACTTCCTCATGAATTTTCCAACCCTTCTCTCCATTCTGATATACTTAGCcccttctttctcttcttccctCTTTCTTTCTCCACTTATCAGCAGCACATTGTCGTCTTCCACTTGCACATTAATATCTCCAGATTTCAACCCTGGCATGTCCACAACGAAAACGTAGGAATTGGGATACTCTTTCACGTCGGCTGGTGTTGCAGCCATGGCCTTAGCGTCACGTACATAGTTCCTCGATGGGGCGTTGACGGACTTGTCGGAATCGTCACCGGCTGTGTCCATGAGGTGGTGGATAGTGTGGAACAGTGGAGTGTCGATACCCATTAGCCTGAAATCCATCCTCCTCCTCTTAGGTTAGCTGAGTGAGTTCTATTTGTAGATATTATGAGATTTTGGGTTTGGTGTATTTCAGTTGGTTTTTCGCTTTGGATTGCGGAGAATGTTGCAGGATTATATAGTGTAAACATAGAAGCTTCTAGATGGGAATGGAAGCAGAAGGTGACATATTTCTAGGAGCTTCTGTTCCTTATATTGTCCATGTTCTACAATTGTCTAGAATTTTGTCGATTCTTCGCACGTAAGATATGGTCCCTCACTTTCCTTTTTTATTTGGTGGTCTTAGGTGTGGTCCCCTATAATTGTATATTACTCCTAGTAGATATTTGGCAGATATGTTTCCAACTTTTTTACACATTCCTCTATGTTTGACAAAAGAGAAACATTCGTCTTTGTATCCTTGACCATACTTTTATTAGATCAATTAGTATCATATGAATTCCTTCTTTTCTATATCTGACAAGTTAAGAGCCTCTTTGGGCATATGAATTTTTTTCCtgttttttggaaaaaaattcttttttttttaaaacaacgtttgttcgtaaaattttttcaattttcacttaaagatatattttggaatttttcaaaaatttgaaaaatttcaaaaagctgttttttaaaattttcactcagataaCTCGCAAACcttcaaaaacaatccaaaattatattcatgtccaaacacaactgtaattttcaaataccattttcatttgaatttattttcacttttttttttgaaattttataattcttatgtccaatcGTCCCATTAAATGAGAATTTCATTTGACCCATGAAATGCATAAACCGCTGTGGATGGAATAGAAAATGGCATCGAAGAACTAATAATACATCACCGGCGAGAACAGATTTAAtgacttaggggtcgtttggtaggatgtattAGAATAGCACTGAATATGATGtattattaatattataattagcaatgctgagattagttatgTTGGAAATAATTTTATTCAAATTACTTTTTATCTAGTGCTTGGTTTTATGTATTAAAAATAACATGCAtcgtataattttttttaaaaaaatatttatttacaaaatacCCTCCGACGATTTGAAGAAGTATTTGAAAACGGATTTAAAATAGTAATTTTGCTTTCATACATGTTTGTCCATGTATTAAAATCACAATATTGCTAGTACTATGATTTGATATATATAAGAATAATACTGTATAAGCTATATAACTATTACAAGAATTAGTTAGTATAACATAAGATCGGTGAAAACAttaccaaacaagaaattgataCTACCAAAACTAATACACGTTTTTTTTTCCTAATATATCCTACCAAACATTCCTTTGGAGTTCCTTAGCTCTTTGTGCACCATACTTTTCTTTCTCTCGACCAAGATAGCAGGGAGCCAATTTTCTGGCTAAACTTACTGCTCCATTTTTGTGGCTGCTTTTTTGAGGTTTAAAGTTTTTATATTGATAACACAACAAACATTTTCCTCTAATTTTTGGGATCAATTTTGAATACAAACAATAATGTGTCTCAATTTTGAAGATGTTGGAGTTGACAATATAAACTCCTCACTGACCTTGTTGCTCTAATTAAGTTCTATCTTATACTCATATAATACAATAACAATAAGaatgatgacaatgatgatgatgatgatcatAATGATCTTCGCATTCTTCTACAAGCAGATAAAATTCAAATGTAAAAGACATCAGTCCTAAAAAACATAAGACCTAAAGCAAATATCTATTATATAGAAATGGAAAGATAGTCGAGCAAgggcatatatatatatcattttaAAAGAATTCCTACATTGTTTGCAATTCTTAAATGCAAACTATCATTGATACACGTGGGACCCACAGTTCCACATCCACGTTTTAAATGTTACTCCATGTTGATTAGACTGCTTTTGTTGATAGCCTGCATGCAAACAATCATTTGGAAcgtttttttttctcatttggTAAAATTACTACTATTAATTTTGGTTTTGTCAACTAGAAGTTTTCACAGAAAAAAGTAaacttaatttttaaataatagtgCAACAAAAAGAGATATTGGTAAATATTTACAAGATTTTCGTATTTACTCATACTGTTTTAAAGcaatttaaatattaaaatgaaAAGATTTTCATCTATCCACACTATTTGAAGGCGATTTCAaactagaaaaattcatattcaaaattaattttaaaaagtaaaGTTTATTAAATCTCAAAAATTAATTTAGGTGATAAGATTTGTTCATACTGTATTAGGGGGATATGACTTATATGCTTAATTGATGTAAAAATTTAATCTACAGTGTTTGAACTCATTCTTCCCTGATAAGTTTTCACCTATATATCAATAAATTATCCTAaacattattttttataatttttatattgtttcattataaaaattaacatatGATGAATctatagaaaaataaaaacatttcTCTTATCTccttaattaagaaaaaattaaaattcctataataatttatataaaCTCCTATCAAATGTTTAATATTTTATCACCAATTAACATCATTTTAAACGagttataataaaatataatttgaagTACTATATTGAATTACTACAATTTATAtcatgttaatatttgttttgtgCCTTTCATTCTCTTTGGTTGAAGTAGTAAATTAGCTCTTTAGGGGTGCGAGTACCCTTGGAAGTTCTCTTTATTTACTGCACTAAATAtttctcttgattttgttgtatACAAGACATGAAGTAAAATCAATAGTaagtttttttttcaatcttttaTTGTATTGTAAAGAATGATGTTGCTCGTGTTAACTTTCATCAAGTAGCTGATTGTTCTCACTTTTGAAACTCTTTAAAAACCAATTTTGATGTATTCAAGAATAGTTTACAGATAGAATGGTAAGcttaaaatatttattaatataGATGACACTTGTAGCTTTAATGTATTCTCTTGTAAAATATTAAAATAGGAAAATAATACCTTTGAAATCAAATTTTCAATTTGATGTTTATGTTTGATATGGATGTTAAAAATGATTATTATAGCACGTAGTCTTTTTATGTTAATTGGAGCAACTTAAATAGATATAatttataatttacttttaagcaaattattaaaataaaataattataaattgTGATCCCCAATATCATTCTCTATCCGTAATTAAATAGATATAACAAGGATaaatttatttatcaaaaaattAATTGAGCCCCGACAAACAATAATTTTAAGATTACAATGTTGGGCCCGTATATGGGCCTTTCCTTATCTAGTACATTAATAGAGTTAATTTTATCCATGGTCATTGAACTTTTGTATTTGTTacccaatttctttttttttttttacgtaaaaatcattcaactttgtgttcattacacaaaagtcacttttctttcttttgttacacaaaaatcattttactttgCTCTAGTTATCACGAAAATCacatttttacttgaaaagtctattatacCCTTGATGTTATATAAACCTTCatatttatgtaataccttctatact includes the following:
- the LOC107762653 gene encoding 17.3 kDa class II heat shock protein gives rise to the protein MDFRLMGIDTPLFHTIHHLMDTAGDDSDKSVNAPSRNYVRDAKAMAATPADVKEYPNSYVFVVDMPGLKSGDINVQVEDDNVLLISGERKREEEKEGAKYIRMERRVGKFMRKFTLLENANTDAISAVCQDGVLTVTVQKLPPPEPKKPKTIEVKIA